Proteins from a single region of Natrinema salifodinae:
- a CDS encoding 30S ribosomal protein S19e: MATMYDVPADDLIEALADDLADRLEEPDWGKFAKTGADRELPPEQEDFWATRAASLLRKVADRGPVGVERLSTEYGGSNGGSNRYRVAPAHRADGSKNLIRTILQQLEDEGLVETAEGEGRRVTAEGQSLLDDTAGNVLEELDRPELERYA, translated from the coding sequence ATGGCTACGATGTACGACGTTCCGGCGGACGACCTCATCGAGGCGCTCGCCGACGATCTCGCGGACCGACTCGAGGAACCGGACTGGGGCAAGTTCGCTAAGACCGGCGCCGACCGGGAGCTCCCGCCCGAACAGGAGGACTTCTGGGCGACTCGCGCCGCGAGCCTCCTGCGCAAGGTCGCCGACCGCGGTCCCGTCGGCGTCGAGCGACTCTCGACCGAGTACGGCGGCTCGAACGGCGGCTCGAACCGCTACCGCGTCGCGCCGGCCCACCGTGCCGACGGCTCGAAGAACCTGATCCGCACGATCCTCCAGCAGCTCGAAGACGAAGGCCTCGTCGAGACCGCCGAGGGCGAGGGTCGCCGCGTCACCGCCGAGGGACAGAGCCTGCTCGACGACACCGCCGGCAACGTCCTCGAGGAACTCGACCGTCCGGAACTCGAACGGTACGCGTAA
- the hisS gene encoding histidine--tRNA ligase, whose amino-acid sequence MYDRIKGFRDFYPGEMAARRATIDGLEDAAREYGFREIGTPALERAAMWTDKSGDDIVDELYSFEDQSGRHVAMTPELTPTVARMVVAKQQELSKPIKWFSTRPFWRYEQVQQGRYREFYQTNVDIFGSSAPEADAEILAWAADALTGLGLTGEHFEFRISHRDILGGVVESYEADVDTEAAIRAVDKSDKLSQAEYHDLLIDAGLTADQAAEFDDLIASGDLDEVKAFADTERVTAAVENLQNVLAAAEDFGAREYCTISLETARGLDYYTGVVFECFDSAGEVSRSIFGGGRYDDLIEQFGGQPTPAVGVAPGHATLSLLLQRAGVWPAEEVTTDYYVLQIGDTRAEASRIVRDLRERGHVVETDVAGRSFGAQLDYADSINAETVVIVGEQDLANDEVTIKDMASGDQIQVPVDEFPGNRERPTYDDLA is encoded by the coding sequence ATGTACGACCGGATCAAGGGCTTTCGTGACTTCTATCCCGGCGAGATGGCCGCCAGGCGGGCGACCATCGACGGTTTAGAGGACGCGGCCCGCGAGTACGGCTTCCGCGAGATCGGAACGCCGGCGTTAGAACGGGCTGCGATGTGGACGGACAAGAGCGGCGACGACATCGTCGACGAACTCTACTCGTTCGAGGACCAGAGCGGCCGCCACGTTGCGATGACCCCCGAGCTGACGCCGACCGTCGCTCGGATGGTCGTCGCGAAGCAACAGGAGCTGTCGAAGCCGATCAAGTGGTTCTCGACGCGCCCGTTCTGGCGCTACGAGCAGGTCCAGCAGGGCCGATACCGGGAGTTCTACCAGACCAACGTCGACATCTTCGGCTCTTCGGCGCCCGAGGCCGACGCCGAGATTCTCGCCTGGGCGGCCGACGCGCTGACCGGCCTCGGCCTCACCGGCGAGCACTTCGAGTTCCGGATCTCCCACCGGGACATCCTCGGGGGCGTCGTCGAGAGCTACGAGGCCGACGTCGACACCGAGGCGGCGATCCGGGCGGTCGACAAATCCGATAAGCTCTCGCAGGCCGAGTACCACGACCTGCTGATCGACGCCGGATTGACGGCCGACCAGGCCGCCGAGTTCGACGACCTCATCGCGAGCGGCGACTTGGACGAGGTCAAGGCGTTCGCTGACACCGAGCGCGTGACGGCGGCCGTCGAGAACCTCCAGAACGTGCTCGCGGCCGCGGAGGACTTCGGCGCCCGCGAGTACTGCACCATCTCGCTGGAGACGGCCCGCGGGCTCGACTACTACACCGGCGTCGTCTTCGAGTGCTTCGACTCGGCCGGGGAAGTTTCGCGGTCGATCTTCGGCGGCGGCCGCTACGACGACCTCATCGAGCAGTTCGGCGGGCAGCCGACGCCCGCGGTCGGCGTCGCGCCGGGTCACGCCACGCTGTCGCTGTTGCTGCAGCGGGCCGGCGTCTGGCCGGCGGAAGAAGTGACAACCGACTACTACGTCCTCCAGATCGGCGACACGCGAGCCGAGGCGTCCCGGATCGTCCGCGACCTGCGCGAGCGGGGCCACGTCGTCGAGACGGACGTCGCCGGCCGGTCGTTCGGCGCGCAACTCGATTACGCCGACTCGATCAACGCCGAGACGGTCGTCATCGTCGGCGAGCAGGACCTCGCGAACGACGAGGTGACGATCAAGGATATGGCGTCGGGCGACCAGATTCAGGTCCCGGTCGACGAGTTCCCGGGCAACCGCGAGCGGCCGACCTACGACGATCTCGCGTAA
- a CDS encoding DUF7411 family protein, whose protein sequence is MELGLLYSGGKDSTLAALLLEEFYDVTLVTAHFGVTDDWKHARETADTVGFAFERLECDLDVAREAVERIREDGFPRNGIQHVHQHALERLAAREFDAIADGTRRDDRVPTVSRAQAQSLEDRHGVDYIAPLSGFGRAAVDRLVDARLDVTVGPSEEIDRADYEAELRAVIAEQEGPAAIAEYFPDHNQTYVTNVR, encoded by the coding sequence ATGGAGCTCGGACTGCTATACAGCGGCGGGAAGGACTCGACACTCGCCGCGCTCTTGCTCGAGGAGTTCTACGACGTCACGCTTGTGACGGCCCACTTCGGCGTCACCGACGACTGGAAACACGCCCGTGAGACGGCCGACACCGTCGGCTTCGCGTTCGAACGACTCGAGTGCGACCTCGACGTGGCCCGCGAGGCCGTCGAGCGAATCCGCGAGGACGGCTTCCCGCGAAACGGCATCCAGCACGTCCACCAGCACGCCCTCGAACGGCTCGCGGCCCGCGAGTTCGATGCGATCGCCGACGGCACCCGCCGCGACGATCGCGTCCCGACGGTCTCCCGCGCCCAGGCCCAGAGCCTCGAGGACCGCCACGGCGTCGACTACATCGCGCCGCTGTCGGGCTTCGGCCGCGCGGCTGTCGACCGTCTGGTCGACGCGCGATTGGACGTGACCGTCGGTCCGAGCGAGGAGATCGACAGGGCCGATTACGAGGCGGAGCTGCGAGCGGTGATCGCCGAGCAAGAGGGTCCCGCGGCGATTGCGGAGTACTTCCCCGATCACAATCAGACGTACGTGACGAACGTTCGCTGA
- a CDS encoding serine hydrolase domain-containing protein: MSRLAETDRERIAALFDRHLEVGLHHGAQLAIYVDGEPEIDLAGGATGPDGEEETPETRHILFSSTKPYAAVTLHSLVEDGDLEYDDRVVDHWPEFADEGTEKAAITVRQVLSHTSGLTEGEIDDRPDLWTDWDAVVEQLEEMEPVYSPGEVPAYHPLTFGWLVGELVRRISGAPIEAAAAERVFEPLGMDDTGIGLREDEDDDVATLVAFEEFDRCRDPGEGLGDHTEVAAPFNSEEIHRAVIPAANGIGTARDMARFYACLANGGELDGTRLLSTETVDRMTTLEAETEADGTLGREARFALGFWKGGTTVAPYGSLSPERAFGHAGLGSSVGWADPEENIGFSYVTNGVRDGSYEHVARVNAVADAVRQALR; the protein is encoded by the coding sequence ATGTCACGGCTCGCCGAAACGGACCGCGAGCGCATCGCCGCCCTCTTCGATCGCCACCTCGAAGTCGGGCTCCACCACGGGGCCCAGTTGGCCATCTACGTCGACGGCGAGCCCGAAATCGACCTCGCGGGCGGCGCGACGGGACCGGACGGCGAGGAAGAGACGCCCGAGACGCGCCACATCCTCTTCTCCAGTACGAAGCCTTACGCCGCGGTGACGCTGCACTCCCTCGTCGAGGACGGCGACCTCGAGTATGACGACCGCGTCGTCGACCACTGGCCCGAGTTCGCCGACGAGGGGACGGAGAAGGCCGCGATCACGGTCCGCCAGGTACTCAGCCACACGTCGGGGCTCACCGAGGGCGAGATCGACGACCGGCCGGACCTGTGGACCGACTGGGACGCCGTCGTCGAGCAACTCGAGGAGATGGAGCCGGTCTACTCGCCAGGCGAGGTCCCGGCCTACCACCCGCTCACCTTCGGCTGGCTGGTCGGGGAACTCGTCCGCCGGATCTCGGGCGCGCCGATCGAGGCGGCCGCCGCCGAGCGCGTCTTCGAGCCGCTCGGAATGGACGACACCGGAATCGGGCTGCGGGAGGACGAGGACGACGACGTGGCGACGCTCGTCGCGTTCGAGGAGTTCGACCGCTGTCGCGACCCCGGCGAGGGACTGGGCGACCACACCGAGGTCGCGGCCCCGTTCAACTCCGAAGAGATCCACCGCGCCGTGATCCCCGCCGCCAACGGCATCGGGACCGCCCGGGACATGGCCAGATTCTACGCTTGCCTCGCGAACGGCGGCGAACTCGACGGGACGCGGCTGCTTTCGACCGAGACCGTCGACCGGATGACGACGCTCGAGGCCGAGACGGAGGCCGACGGCACGCTCGGCCGCGAAGCGCGGTTCGCACTGGGCTTCTGGAAGGGCGGTACGACGGTCGCGCCCTACGGCTCGCTCTCCCCCGAGCGCGCGTTCGGCCACGCCGGCCTCGGGAGCAGCGTCGGCTGGGCCGACCCCGAGGAAAACATCGGCTTCTCGTACGTGACAAACGGAGTCCGCGACGGCTCCTACGAGCACGTCGCGCGGGTGAACGCCGTCGCCGACGCGGTTCGCCAGGCGCTGCGATAG
- a CDS encoding TIGR00341 family protein, which translates to MRYLEITVPEGKRRTVLDILDEEGIDYVVSDETSGRGYAAVVRFPIPTRAVEPLLDRLQRAGIGDEASVVVIDAETVVSEQFATLRNRYSRGGQVGSRTSRQVLRTKADELTPPFSIYAVMLLISAVVATAGLLADSPAVVIGAMVIAPLLGPALAANVGIVTGDERLKSTGFTYQAVGVTTVVVASIGLAALARLAGLEPAGVDIVVATELEERVAPNLFSLAVALGAGIAGILSLTRGFSEAIVGVMIAAALIPPSAAVGITVAWGMSGAAIGAAVLVIVNLLSINLAALATLWVAGYRPQGPFEVSPTRTPTYTYAAIFGVGLLVLAAPLAGVTLLDFHTTELESSAEDEVDAVLAERQYDGLESEDVAVELDGDYPIQSVERVVVTISGREPGPEPGLADRLYEEIGAHGDGSLVVEVQYVVAEERGSDADAERRVTLRTASGS; encoded by the coding sequence ATGCGCTACCTGGAGATTACGGTGCCCGAGGGGAAGCGACGCACCGTTCTCGACATCCTCGACGAGGAGGGCATCGACTACGTCGTCAGCGACGAGACCAGCGGCAGGGGGTACGCCGCGGTCGTCCGCTTTCCGATCCCGACCCGAGCCGTCGAACCGCTGCTCGATCGGTTGCAGCGGGCCGGCATCGGCGACGAAGCCAGCGTCGTCGTGATCGACGCCGAGACGGTCGTCTCGGAGCAGTTCGCGACGCTCCGGAACCGGTACAGTCGCGGCGGCCAGGTCGGCTCTCGCACCTCGAGACAGGTGTTGCGCACGAAGGCCGACGAACTCACGCCGCCGTTTTCCATCTACGCAGTCATGTTGCTCATCAGCGCCGTCGTCGCCACCGCCGGGCTGCTGGCCGATTCGCCGGCGGTCGTGATCGGCGCGATGGTCATCGCGCCGCTGCTCGGGCCCGCCCTCGCCGCCAACGTCGGCATCGTCACCGGCGACGAGCGACTCAAGTCGACCGGCTTCACCTACCAGGCCGTCGGCGTGACGACGGTCGTCGTCGCCTCGATCGGCCTGGCCGCGCTCGCCCGCCTGGCCGGGCTCGAACCCGCGGGGGTCGACATCGTCGTCGCCACCGAACTCGAGGAGCGGGTCGCGCCCAACCTCTTCTCGCTCGCGGTCGCCCTCGGTGCAGGGATCGCCGGGATTCTGAGCCTCACCCGCGGGTTCTCGGAGGCCATCGTCGGCGTCATGATCGCCGCGGCGCTGATTCCGCCCTCCGCCGCGGTCGGGATCACGGTTGCCTGGGGGATGTCCGGCGCGGCGATCGGCGCCGCCGTCCTCGTGATCGTGAACCTCCTGTCGATCAACCTCGCCGCGCTGGCGACGCTGTGGGTCGCCGGCTACCGTCCGCAAGGGCCGTTCGAGGTGTCTCCGACCCGGACGCCGACCTACACCTACGCGGCGATCTTCGGCGTCGGGCTGCTGGTGCTCGCCGCGCCGCTGGCTGGCGTCACGCTGCTTGACTTCCACACGACGGAACTCGAATCGTCGGCCGAGGACGAGGTCGATGCGGTGCTCGCGGAGCGGCAGTACGACGGACTCGAGAGCGAGGACGTCGCGGTCGAACTCGACGGCGACTACCCGATCCAGTCGGTCGAACGGGTCGTCGTTACGATCTCCGGACGAGAGCCCGGCCCGGAGCCGGGCCTGGCGGACCGACTTTACGAGGAGATCGGCGCCCACGGCGACGGGTCGCTGGTCGTGGAGGTCCAGTACGTCGTCGCCGAGGAGCGAGGGAGCGACGCCGACGCCGAGCGACGGGTGACGCTCCGGACCGCGAGCGGGTCGTAA
- a CDS encoding cobalamin-binding protein: MRTVTTLPSATEIVAALGCEPVGVSHECDYPPGAADAPAVTRSTIDASGSSAEIDQQVLESADTEGGVYDVDVETLDALDPDAIITQGMCDVCAVDEIVVADAVDRIDAAPDIVTTDPHTVGDVLDDVERIGQAIDREERAREVRADLEFRIEAIRNRTADIDADDRPRVAVFDWTDPVMTAGHWTAELVAWAGGEYGLADVGEASRPREWEEIRAYDPEIVVVAPCGFDLEQIARNRTDLTEREGWDDLTAVEEGRVWALDGDHYLNRPGPRLVDTLEALAPIVRPNLFDAAETLASAPLEKIAVPFDALGDGRETDDQAELEPEP; this comes from the coding sequence ATGCGAACCGTCACGACGCTGCCCTCGGCGACCGAGATCGTCGCCGCGCTCGGGTGCGAACCTGTCGGCGTCTCCCACGAGTGCGACTACCCGCCTGGCGCCGCGGACGCGCCCGCCGTCACCCGCTCGACAATCGACGCCTCGGGCTCGAGTGCCGAGATCGACCAGCAGGTCCTCGAGTCCGCCGATACCGAGGGCGGCGTCTACGACGTCGACGTCGAGACGCTCGACGCCCTCGATCCCGACGCGATCATCACTCAGGGCATGTGCGACGTCTGTGCGGTCGACGAAATCGTCGTCGCGGACGCCGTCGACCGGATCGACGCGGCTCCCGACATCGTCACGACCGACCCTCACACCGTCGGCGACGTGCTCGACGACGTCGAACGGATCGGCCAGGCGATCGACCGCGAGGAACGCGCTCGCGAGGTCCGCGCCGATCTGGAATTTCGAATCGAAGCGATTCGGAACCGGACCGCCGACATCGACGCCGACGATCGCCCGCGCGTAGCCGTCTTCGACTGGACCGATCCCGTGATGACGGCGGGCCACTGGACCGCCGAACTCGTCGCGTGGGCCGGCGGCGAGTACGGCCTGGCCGACGTCGGCGAGGCCTCCCGGCCTCGCGAGTGGGAGGAGATCCGCGCGTACGACCCCGAAATCGTCGTCGTCGCGCCCTGCGGGTTCGACCTCGAGCAGATCGCACGCAATCGGACGGACCTCACCGAGCGCGAGGGCTGGGACGACCTCACCGCGGTCGAAGAGGGCCGCGTCTGGGCGCTCGACGGCGACCACTACCTCAATCGGCCCGGGCCGCGCCTGGTGGACACGCTGGAAGCACTGGCACCGATCGTCCGACCGAATCTGTTCGACGCGGCCGAGACACTCGCGTCCGCACCGCTCGAGAAGATCGCGGTCCCCTTCGACGCGCTCGGAGATGGACGTGAGACGGATGACCAGGCGGAACTCGAACCGGAGCCCTGA
- a CDS encoding desampylase: MSEFDSESDATDRAPDGESAPELVVPDSVREAVLERAREGRPREICGVFGGEFAPDGRSRVRSQYPAENVAETPRTRYEIDPEEQLAIFDRLADRGEEIVGFYHSHPRGPARPSETDAAQAAWPDRSYLIVSVEPFAVGSWRWRTESDDGDGGDADDEREAPGGRFERERVVVD, from the coding sequence GTGAGCGAATTCGATTCCGAGTCCGACGCGACCGACCGCGCCCCCGACGGAGAATCCGCTCCCGAACTCGTCGTCCCGGACTCCGTTCGCGAGGCCGTCCTCGAGCGCGCCCGCGAGGGGCGGCCCCGCGAGATCTGCGGCGTCTTCGGCGGCGAGTTCGCGCCCGACGGACGGAGCCGCGTGCGCTCGCAGTACCCCGCTGAAAACGTCGCCGAGACGCCGCGGACGCGCTACGAGATCGACCCCGAGGAACAGCTCGCGATCTTCGACCGGCTTGCGGACCGCGGCGAGGAGATCGTGGGCTTCTACCACTCCCATCCGCGCGGTCCGGCCCGCCCGAGCGAAACCGACGCCGCGCAGGCGGCCTGGCCCGACCGCTCGTACCTGATCGTCTCGGTGGAGCCGTTCGCAGTCGGTTCGTGGCGCTGGCGGACGGAGAGCGACGACGGTGACGGCGGTGACGCCGATGACGAGCGCGAGGCTCCCGGCGGTCGGTTCGAACGAGAACGAGTCGTCGTCGACTGA
- a CDS encoding molybdopterin biosynthesis protein translates to MNRKEFRDLAAPDEARDAIDSLSLEGGIERVPLEDARGRVLVARLDAELDVPGFDRASLDGYALRAKDTFGADEADPARLDVVGEVHAGTEPDVELEAGQAAEISTGAVMPDGADAMVPVERTDTDADGDEVLIRTAVAPGDNVMFAGADVAAGERALGPGTEITPRDIGLLSALGVDEVPVRARPRVGIVSTGDELVRPGEDLASERGEIYDVNSYTIAAGVEDAGGDPVLYPHAGDEQDEMERILREAADECDLVLSSGSTSASAVDVIYRVIEEQGELLLHGVSIKPGKPMLIGRLNDSAYVGLPGYPVSAMMVFRTFVAPAIREAAGLPEPAAATVTGRLARQERYAEGRHRLMPVGLVTDSDGETLVYPVDKGSGATTSLADADGLVEVGPETDYLEEGESVTVRLFSPNVRPPALLGVGEDDPTLNRLLDGLENPRYLSVGTRPGLRRLREGVPDVAVAAGPLDRDLDATELGRWEREWGLVVRAGNPAEIDGLADLIDRDLRFVNRTTDSGLRSSLDAAIGDLADDRGTTRRELTEAIDGYELGLRAHESPARKVIDGDADVGLGLRETADRLDLGFVPVGEQPVRVLANPNRTDKAGVRDLEDALSDVSAERR, encoded by the coding sequence ATGAACCGCAAGGAGTTTCGCGATCTCGCCGCGCCCGACGAGGCGCGCGACGCGATCGACTCGCTGTCGCTGGAAGGCGGTATCGAGCGCGTCCCCCTCGAGGACGCGCGGGGCCGGGTGCTCGTGGCGCGGCTCGACGCCGAACTCGACGTGCCCGGCTTCGATCGGGCGAGCCTGGACGGCTACGCCCTCCGGGCGAAAGACACGTTCGGCGCCGACGAGGCCGATCCCGCACGTCTCGACGTAGTCGGGGAGGTCCACGCCGGCACGGAGCCCGACGTCGAACTCGAGGCCGGCCAGGCGGCCGAGATCTCGACCGGGGCGGTGATGCCCGACGGGGCCGACGCGATGGTGCCGGTCGAGCGAACAGACACGGACGCGGACGGCGACGAGGTCCTGATCCGAACCGCCGTCGCCCCCGGTGATAACGTCATGTTCGCGGGCGCGGACGTGGCCGCCGGCGAGCGCGCGCTCGGTCCCGGAACCGAGATCACGCCCCGCGACATCGGCCTGCTGTCCGCGCTCGGGGTCGACGAGGTGCCGGTCCGCGCGCGACCGCGCGTCGGCATCGTCTCGACGGGCGACGAACTCGTGCGACCAGGCGAGGACCTCGCGAGCGAGCGCGGCGAGATCTACGACGTCAACAGCTACACCATCGCCGCGGGCGTCGAGGACGCGGGCGGCGACCCCGTCCTCTACCCCCACGCCGGCGACGAGCAAGACGAGATGGAGCGGATCCTCCGCGAGGCCGCCGACGAGTGCGACCTGGTGCTCTCCTCCGGCTCGACCAGCGCGAGCGCGGTCGACGTCATCTACCGGGTCATCGAGGAGCAGGGAGAGCTCCTGCTCCACGGCGTGAGTATCAAGCCCGGCAAACCGATGCTGATCGGCCGGCTGAACGACTCCGCCTACGTCGGCCTGCCAGGCTACCCCGTCTCCGCGATGATGGTCTTCCGGACCTTCGTCGCCCCGGCGATCCGCGAAGCCGCCGGCCTCCCCGAACCCGCGGCCGCGACGGTCACCGGTCGCCTGGCCCGCCAGGAGCGCTACGCGGAGGGGCGCCACCGGCTCATGCCGGTCGGCCTCGTGACCGACAGCGACGGCGAGACGCTCGTCTACCCCGTCGACAAGGGCAGCGGCGCGACGACCAGCCTGGCCGACGCCGACGGCCTGGTGGAGGTCGGTCCCGAGACAGACTACCTCGAGGAAGGCGAGTCCGTCACGGTCCGGCTGTTTTCGCCGAACGTTCGCCCGCCGGCGCTGCTCGGGGTCGGCGAGGACGACCCGACCCTGAACCGGCTGCTCGACGGCCTCGAGAACCCGCGGTACCTCTCGGTCGGCACCAGGCCCGGCCTGCGGCGGCTCCGCGAGGGCGTCCCCGACGTCGCCGTCGCCGCGGGACCGCTTGACCGCGACCTCGACGCGACCGAACTCGGCCGCTGGGAGCGCGAGTGGGGCCTGGTCGTCCGCGCCGGGAACCCCGCGGAGATCGACGGCCTGGCCGATCTGATCGACCGCGACCTGCGCTTTGTCAATCGGACGACCGACTCCGGGCTGCGGTCGAGTCTCGACGCCGCGATCGGTGACCTCGCGGACGACCGGGGGACGACTCGCCGCGAACTGACCGAGGCCATCGACGGCTACGAACTGGGCCTGCGCGCCCACGAGAGCCCGGCCCGGAAGGTCATCGACGGGGACGCCGACGTCGGCCTGGGTCTGCGCGAGACCGCAGACCGGCTGGACCTGGGCTTCGTCCCCGTCGGCGAGCAGCCGGTGCGGGTCCTCGCGAACCCCAACCGAACGGACAAGGCGGGCGTTCGCGACCTCGAAGACGCGCTGTCGGACGTGTCGGCCGAGCGGCGATAG
- a CDS encoding DNA-binding protein, protein MSGSPDDERLEELRQKKMEQLQDRAESGQGDEAQEAAQQQAEAQKNALLRQHLTDDARKRLNTVKMSKPQFGEQVERQVVSLARSGRIQGKIDDDKMKQLLKELKPDSQSFDIQRR, encoded by the coding sequence ATGAGTGGATCACCTGACGACGAGCGACTCGAAGAGCTCCGACAGAAGAAGATGGAGCAGCTTCAGGATCGCGCCGAGTCCGGCCAGGGCGACGAGGCCCAGGAAGCGGCCCAGCAACAGGCCGAGGCCCAGAAGAACGCGCTCCTGCGCCAGCACCTGACCGACGACGCCCGCAAGCGGCTCAACACCGTCAAGATGAGCAAGCCCCAGTTCGGCGAGCAGGTCGAGCGCCAGGTCGTCAGCCTGGCCCGTAGCGGCCGAATTCAGGGGAAGATCGACGACGACAAGATGAAACAGCTCCTCAAGGAGCTCAAGCCCGACTCGCAGAGCTTCGACATCCAGCGGCGCTGA
- a CDS encoding sulfatase-like hydrolase/transferase: MADTRPNVLFVLTDQERYDCSAPEGPPVETPAMDRLSNGGMRFERAFTPISICSSARASLLTGRFPHGHGMLNNCHEPDAIRANLPEDLSTFSEELVAAGYDLSYTGKWHAGRDQTPADFGFSYLGGSDTHHDDIDQAFREYREERGTPVGTVDLEEAIYTGDDPRDGDEGTFVAAKTPIDVEETRAFFLAERTINAIEDHADGDRGDGPFFHRADFYGPHHPYVVPEPYASMYDPDEIEPPDTYAETYDGKPQVHENYLDYRGVADFDWDLWAEAIAKYWGFVTLIDHQLDRILEALEETGLADETVVVHASDHGDFAGSHRQFNKGPLMYDDTYRIPLQIRWPGVADSGERCEAPVHLHDLAATFLDLADVPIPDGFDSRSLVPVLENGGDPPADVAWRESTFAQYHGDEFGLYSQRMVRTDRYKYVYNGPDVDELYDLDADPAELQNLIDHPEYDDARREMRGRLIEWMDETDDPNRAWVPDALGDSEVDLA; encoded by the coding sequence ATGGCCGACACCCGCCCGAACGTCCTGTTCGTGCTCACCGACCAGGAGCGGTACGACTGCAGCGCGCCCGAGGGACCGCCGGTCGAGACGCCAGCGATGGACCGGCTCTCGAACGGGGGCATGCGCTTCGAGCGGGCCTTCACGCCGATCAGCATCTGCTCCAGCGCACGCGCGTCGCTGCTGACCGGCCGCTTTCCCCACGGCCACGGGATGCTAAACAACTGCCACGAACCGGACGCGATTCGAGCGAACCTGCCCGAGGACCTCTCGACGTTCTCCGAGGAACTCGTCGCCGCCGGCTACGACCTCTCCTACACGGGAAAGTGGCACGCCGGCCGCGACCAGACGCCCGCCGACTTCGGGTTCTCCTATCTCGGCGGCAGCGACACACACCACGACGACATCGACCAGGCGTTCCGCGAGTACCGCGAGGAGCGGGGCACGCCCGTCGGTACGGTCGACCTCGAGGAGGCGATCTACACCGGCGACGACCCGCGCGACGGCGACGAGGGAACCTTCGTCGCCGCGAAGACGCCGATCGACGTCGAGGAGACGCGGGCGTTCTTCCTCGCCGAGCGGACGATCAACGCGATCGAGGACCACGCCGACGGCGACCGCGGGGACGGCCCCTTCTTCCACCGCGCGGACTTCTACGGCCCTCATCACCCCTACGTCGTCCCCGAGCCGTACGCCTCGATGTACGATCCCGACGAGATCGAACCCCCCGACACCTACGCCGAGACCTACGACGGGAAACCGCAGGTTCACGAGAACTACCTCGACTACCGCGGCGTGGCCGACTTCGACTGGGACCTCTGGGCCGAAGCGATCGCGAAGTACTGGGGGTTCGTCACCCTGATCGATCACCAGCTCGATCGGATCCTCGAGGCCCTCGAGGAGACCGGCCTGGCCGACGAGACGGTCGTCGTCCACGCCTCGGACCACGGTGATTTCGCCGGGAGCCACCGCCAGTTCAACAAGGGGCCGCTGATGTACGACGACACCTACCGCATCCCGCTGCAGATCCGCTGGCCCGGCGTCGCCGATTCGGGCGAGCGCTGCGAGGCGCCGGTTCACCTCCACGACCTGGCGGCTACCTTCCTCGACCTCGCGGACGTCCCCATCCCCGACGGCTTCGACTCGCGGAGCCTAGTGCCGGTGCTCGAGAACGGCGGCGACCCGCCGGCCGACGTCGCCTGGCGGGAGTCGACGTTCGCCCAGTACCACGGCGACGAGTTCGGTCTCTACAGCCAGCGGATGGTCCGCACGGACCGATACAAGTACGTCTACAACGGGCCCGACGTCGACGAACTGTACGATCTCGACGCAGATCCGGCGGAGTTGCAAAACCTGATCGATCATCCCGAGTACGACGACGCCCGTCGGGAGATGCGGGGGCGATTGATCGAGTGGATGGACGAGACCGACGATCCGAACCGCGCGTGGGTCCCGGACGCGCTGGGCGATTCGGAGGTAGATCTCGCTTGA
- a CDS encoding DoxX family protein, producing MAVTGIEGIILLVGRIVFGGVIAFTGLNHFMQTEQMTGYAEHKGLPAPKLGVIGSGIVLVLGGLSVILGVFPIVATIVIAGFLIVAGVVFHDFWAVPEEQQQTEMTQFLKNVAMAGGALVIAAVGPQQWAYSLDLSLF from the coding sequence ATGGCCGTCACCGGAATCGAGGGTATCATCCTTCTCGTCGGACGTATCGTCTTCGGCGGCGTCATCGCGTTTACGGGCCTGAACCACTTCATGCAGACCGAGCAGATGACCGGCTACGCCGAGCACAAGGGGCTTCCAGCCCCCAAACTGGGAGTCATCGGCTCCGGTATCGTCCTCGTCCTCGGTGGGCTCAGCGTCATACTCGGCGTCTTCCCCATCGTTGCGACGATCGTCATCGCCGGCTTCCTGATCGTCGCCGGCGTCGTCTTCCACGACTTCTGGGCCGTTCCCGAAGAGCAACAGCAGACGGAAATGACGCAGTTCCTGAAGAACGTCGCCATGGCCGGCGGCGCCCTCGTTATCGCGGCGGTCGGCCCGCAGCAGTGGGCCTACAGCCTCGACCTCTCGCTTTTCTAA